The following coding sequences lie in one Catharus ustulatus isolate bCatUst1 chromosome 5, bCatUst1.pri.v2, whole genome shotgun sequence genomic window:
- the LOC116997035 gene encoding homeobox protein HMX1, which produces MPDEATENAGSTSARVSSFFIEDLLGTEGTAGGGARRAAAAGGGRGVPRCGPRSPLRIGAPGCPLRDAAVGWYRRAHAAFLGCPSPDTSDRDSPELPEEPAERAGGGRAAARGPAGGRPGPGGRDEEEERGEEPGEPEQRAAGRKKKTRTVFSRSQVFQLESTFDVKRYLSSSERAGLAASLHLTETQVKIWFQNRRNKWKRQLAADLEAANLSHAAQRIVRVPILYHENSPASALGFTLPHMSPPLVGFSSGVSYPLGTFPAASLPFLRSQMTGLV; this is translated from the exons ATGCCGGACGAAGCCACGGAAAACGCCGGCTCCACCTCCGCCCGCGTCTCGTCCTTCTTCATCGAGGACCTGCTGGGCACCGAGGGCacggcgggcggcggggcgcggcgggcggcggcggcgggcggcgggcgcggagtTCCGCGCTGCGGGCCGCGCTCCCCGCTGCGCATCGGCGCTCCGGGCTGCCCGCTCCGCGACGCCGCCGTCGGCTGGTACCGCCGGGCGCACGCCGCCTtcctgggctgccccagccccgacA CCAGCGACCGGGACTCGCCCGAGCTGCCCGAGGAGCCGGCGGAGCGggctggcggcgggcgggcggcggccaGAGGCCCGGCGGGAgggcggccggggccgggcggccgcgacgaggaggaggagcgCGGCGAGGAGCCGGGCGAGCCGGAGCAGCGCGCCGCCGGCCGCAAGAAGAAGACGCGCACGGTGTTCAGCCGCAGCCAGGTGTTCCAGCTGGAGTCCACCTTCGATGTGAAGCGCTACCTGAGCAGCTCCGAGCGGGCCGGGCTGGCCGCCTCGCTGCACCTCACCGAGACCCAGGTGAAGATCTGGTTCCAGAACCGCCGCAACAAGTGGAAGCGGCAGCTGGCCGCAGACCTGGAAGCGGCCAACCTCTCCCACGCCGCCCAAAGGATAGTGCGGGTCCCTATTTTGTACCACGAGAACTCGCCGGCGAGCGCCTTGGGCTTCACCCTGCCGCACATGTCACCCCCCTTGGTGGGCTTCTCCAGCGGCGTCAGCTACCCCCTGGGCACCTTCCCCGCCGCCTCCCTCCCTTTCCTACGGTCGCAGATGACAGGACTCGTCTGA